The proteins below come from a single Priestia megaterium NBRC 15308 = ATCC 14581 genomic window:
- a CDS encoding VirB4 family type IV secretion system protein codes for MMSIPFRKKEKTPEQEKQKKGYNPRLIAQIQPQGGVSFKENLTRNGDGYTTCVHVYGYPTNVNNFWLAPIMNMPNAITTLDVISDNRKEVVAAISKNMSEQNARHINAKENIDRMDAQEQYLDMKDLYRHVVNGEVIKRVHLRIYLAAKTIPDLEQHVKEVIHHLETHNFRGSIFLNEQEYEWESMVTPFHIQKKYPNKRKGKEIPALALAGGFPFHFMKLDDPYGTYQGTTGTGGSVIFDLFHKDEQRKSYNAVMIGRMGAGKSTFLKKVTMDNAIKGYKIRGLDIVGEFKDLVQQLGGKQVSLDGSEGQINPLQVYKTDEKETLSFTHHLSKLTIFYRFIAPEATDAELKEYENLLRKFYIERELWDEEKGDVNNITSLRPEDYPTFSDFLAYIREELYADLEEKIHHAHLGDGRRDRLELMELNIINLVETYANLFDGISTIDNFAEEQIVFFSLRHLSSLKSEIFQAQLFNVMNMLWDNMLQQGAPQMEAYGRGELAFEDAIRYLIVIDESHHIINTRKGNEHALQFLGKFSREARKYFGGLIFASHSIRDFVPEGSDQTAIEEIKKLFEFTQYKFIMQQDRNSIETIQRVFGTGITSSELEEIPKLATGDVILSIDAVKNIPFHIEVDEEEKALYGGGA; via the coding sequence ATGATGTCTATTCCATTTCGTAAAAAAGAGAAAACGCCTGAACAAGAAAAACAAAAGAAAGGCTATAACCCACGCTTAATTGCCCAAATTCAGCCGCAAGGAGGCGTGAGCTTCAAAGAAAATCTGACGCGCAATGGTGACGGGTATACCACATGCGTTCATGTATACGGCTACCCAACCAACGTGAATAACTTCTGGTTAGCCCCGATTATGAATATGCCGAATGCGATTACGACCCTTGATGTGATCAGTGACAACCGTAAAGAAGTCGTGGCAGCCATTAGTAAAAATATGAGTGAGCAAAACGCTCGTCATATTAATGCAAAAGAAAACATTGATCGAATGGATGCCCAGGAACAATATTTAGACATGAAAGACTTGTACCGGCATGTGGTGAATGGCGAAGTCATTAAACGTGTTCACCTTCGTATTTACCTTGCAGCTAAAACGATTCCTGACTTAGAACAACACGTGAAAGAAGTCATTCATCACCTTGAAACCCATAACTTCCGAGGATCCATTTTCTTAAATGAACAAGAGTATGAATGGGAGTCGATGGTCACGCCTTTTCATATTCAAAAGAAATACCCTAATAAGCGAAAAGGAAAGGAAATCCCCGCACTTGCGTTAGCCGGAGGGTTTCCTTTTCATTTTATGAAACTAGATGACCCTTATGGAACATACCAAGGGACAACAGGAACAGGCGGCAGCGTCATTTTTGATTTGTTTCATAAAGACGAACAGCGAAAAAGTTACAACGCGGTAATGATTGGACGCATGGGGGCTGGAAAATCGACCTTCCTCAAAAAAGTCACGATGGATAACGCGATCAAAGGCTATAAGATCCGTGGACTAGACATCGTTGGAGAGTTTAAAGACCTTGTGCAGCAACTGGGAGGAAAGCAGGTTTCTCTTGATGGATCGGAAGGGCAAATTAATCCCCTACAAGTCTATAAAACGGATGAAAAAGAGACGCTAAGCTTTACGCATCACTTGTCTAAATTGACCATTTTCTACCGTTTTATTGCGCCCGAAGCAACAGATGCAGAACTCAAAGAATATGAAAACCTTCTGCGGAAGTTTTATATTGAACGGGAATTATGGGATGAAGAAAAAGGCGATGTCAACAATATTACAAGTCTTCGTCCCGAAGATTATCCCACATTTAGTGATTTTTTAGCATATATTCGCGAAGAACTTTATGCTGACCTTGAAGAAAAGATCCATCATGCTCACTTGGGAGATGGGCGCAGAGATCGATTAGAGCTCATGGAGCTAAACATTATTAATCTCGTGGAAACCTACGCGAATTTATTTGATGGCATTTCAACGATTGATAATTTCGCAGAGGAACAAATCGTGTTCTTTTCGCTTCGACACTTATCAAGTTTGAAAAGTGAAATCTTTCAAGCGCAGCTGTTTAATGTGATGAACATGTTGTGGGATAACATGCTCCAACAAGGAGCTCCTCAAATGGAAGCTTACGGGCGAGGCGAACTTGCCTTTGAAGATGCCATTCGTTACCTTATTGTCATTGACGAGTCTCATCACATCATCAACACAAGAAAAGGAAATGAACATGCCCTACAGTTTCTAGGTAAATTTAGCCGAGAAGCACGTAAATACTTTGGCGGATTAATCTTTGCGAGTCACTCCATCCGTGACTTTGTGCCAGAGGGTTCGGATCAAACAGCCATCGAGGAAATCAAAAAACTATTTGAATTTACGCAGTATAAATTTATCATGCAACAAGACCGAAACAGCATTGAAACGATTCAACGCGTTTTTGGAACGGGGATCACATCCAGTGAACTTGAGGAGATTCCGAAGCTTGCCACAGGGGATGTGATCTTATCCATTGATGCCGTCAAAAACATTCCTTTCCATATCGAAGTGGATGAAGAAGAGAAAGCTCTATACGGAGGAGGTGCGTAA
- a CDS encoding bifunctional lytic transglycosylase/C40 family peptidase: protein MHVVLHLIPKKYLIGGALILLGLSGLLLMGTFVAITGGFESENEQGEVTEIEGGGIGVGTANVSPEVMRYQPLLEKYAQKHGLDKSYVPIMMALMMQESGGRGSDPMQSSESYCDGTVGCIKSPELSIDKGVLHFKSVLEKAKYDLKLCLQSYNFGGGFINFAMKHGGKYTPELAIEFSKIQYQKLKHTGNYHCVRPEMIPYGACYGDALYVSAVLKYYTGTIAADGKPTTPSGGGSGNKSGVKVIEAGETLIGKTRYVFGGGRSQSDINAGRFDCSSFVRWAFEQVGVNVGPLSGVTTDTLKTQGQAINPKDMKPGDVVFFDTYKIDGHVGIYVGDNKFLGCQGKTGVAIASMEKGTYFGDKFNGRVKRF from the coding sequence TTGCATGTCGTTTTGCATCTCATTCCTAAAAAATATTTGATTGGGGGCGCGTTGATCCTGTTAGGATTATCGGGCCTCTTACTCATGGGAACCTTTGTCGCCATAACAGGCGGATTTGAAAGCGAGAATGAACAAGGAGAGGTAACAGAAATTGAAGGTGGAGGCATTGGAGTTGGAACGGCGAATGTGTCACCAGAAGTCATGAGGTATCAACCTTTACTTGAAAAATATGCGCAAAAGCATGGTTTAGATAAATCGTATGTGCCGATTATGATGGCACTGATGATGCAAGAAAGTGGCGGAAGAGGAAGCGATCCGATGCAAAGCTCAGAGTCCTATTGTGACGGTACGGTTGGCTGTATTAAGAGCCCAGAATTATCAATTGATAAAGGGGTTTTGCACTTCAAAAGTGTACTAGAAAAAGCGAAATATGATTTGAAATTATGTCTACAGAGTTATAATTTTGGCGGTGGTTTTATCAATTTTGCTATGAAACATGGTGGAAAATACACGCCAGAGTTAGCGATTGAATTTTCTAAAATCCAATATCAAAAGTTAAAACATACAGGGAATTATCACTGTGTGCGTCCTGAAATGATACCCTACGGGGCATGTTACGGCGACGCATTGTACGTGTCTGCGGTATTGAAATATTACACAGGAACGATTGCGGCTGATGGAAAACCTACGACTCCTTCAGGTGGTGGAAGTGGAAATAAATCCGGTGTGAAAGTCATTGAAGCAGGTGAAACCCTCATAGGAAAAACACGTTATGTTTTCGGTGGAGGACGCTCTCAATCTGATATTAACGCAGGACGTTTTGATTGTTCAAGTTTTGTGAGATGGGCGTTTGAACAGGTAGGTGTGAATGTCGGTCCATTGTCTGGTGTCACAACAGATACCCTTAAAACGCAAGGGCAAGCGATCAATCCAAAAGACATGAAGCCCGGTGATGTGGTGTTCTTTGATACGTATAAGATAGACGGCCATGTGGGCATTTACGTGGGTGACAATAAGTTCTTAGGTTGCCAAGGAAAAACGGGCGTAGCTATTGCGAGTATGGAAAAAGGCACCTACTTTGGTGACAAATTTAACGGACGTGTAAAACGATTTTAA
- a CDS encoding MerR family transcriptional regulator translates to MKNKAGVILFGALAVAIAGVTIWNIYLNQNISQATASKQLQVTNDTLKQENNELKKQLNEVLPSAQEQQKRAYLDTVKQFIDVSYHREKEGFEERKKIAKAIMDKELYAQFYPTETFDYGNTYSSNPSDLHLYVQQFDGGQDEVKVIAEFTNHLVIKEENVDDQTHDIIQVLLRKEEKKWVVYSVEELKTEILK, encoded by the coding sequence ATGAAAAATAAAGCTGGTGTCATATTATTTGGAGCGCTTGCCGTTGCGATTGCAGGCGTGACCATTTGGAATATCTACCTCAATCAGAATATCTCTCAAGCGACAGCTTCGAAACAACTTCAAGTCACTAATGACACATTAAAACAGGAAAATAATGAATTGAAAAAGCAATTGAATGAGGTGCTTCCTTCTGCGCAAGAACAACAAAAGCGAGCGTACCTAGATACCGTCAAACAGTTTATTGATGTGTCCTACCATCGTGAAAAAGAAGGATTTGAGGAACGAAAAAAGATTGCAAAAGCGATTATGGACAAAGAACTTTATGCGCAATTTTATCCAACAGAAACCTTTGATTATGGCAATACGTATAGCTCCAACCCAAGTGACCTTCATCTTTATGTTCAACAGTTTGATGGGGGGCAAGATGAGGTAAAAGTGATCGCAGAGTTTACCAATCATCTGGTTATCAAAGAGGAAAATGTAGACGATCAAACGCATGACATCATTCAGGTTTTATTACGAAAAGAAGAAAAGAAATGGGTTGTTTATAGTGTCGAAGAATTAAAAACAGAGATCTTGAAATGA
- the mobP2 gene encoding MobP2 family relaxase: protein MSVASLTPGVVLKTKFITANQKAFQDYVEYVDREEAQKEESPELHFSHYHDYMDNPEKTSALFTKHADQLNKEEKQQLKILFETAQKNQSIMWQDVITFHNAWLEENGLYNARTHTVNEQKLMHVTRQSMEEMLKREKLDQSAVWSAAIHYNTQNIHIHIATVEPDPTRKRGKRKPQTLDAMKSKVVNQILERGDHQKEINELIRTHMVDRKKQDSSITWKNRHMKPLFLQIYNHLPVDKRQWQYGYQTIKPLKPLINTLSQHYIEKHHQKEYQQLLNKLDEEVNELKKAYGEGISDQKRYKDYKQNKIDELYQRMGNAFLQEMKAYDKKQQRAQRLIEHVKTSKRPKGFQQHVSMHASLKRIERAFKSEYESWKNQQHYERLQKEIEHKHTTERGYE from the coding sequence ATGAGTGTAGCTTCTCTTACACCGGGTGTCGTACTGAAAACAAAATTCATTACAGCCAATCAAAAAGCCTTTCAAGATTATGTAGAGTATGTCGATCGTGAAGAAGCCCAAAAAGAAGAGAGTCCTGAGCTACATTTTTCACATTATCATGATTACATGGATAACCCTGAAAAGACCTCAGCGTTATTTACAAAACACGCTGATCAGTTAAACAAAGAAGAGAAGCAACAATTAAAAATACTGTTTGAAACCGCACAAAAAAATCAGAGTATCATGTGGCAAGATGTTATCACCTTCCATAATGCGTGGCTCGAAGAAAATGGGCTATATAATGCACGTACTCATACAGTTAATGAACAAAAGTTAATGCATGTGACTCGTCAATCAATGGAGGAAATGCTTAAAAGGGAAAAGTTAGATCAGTCGGCTGTTTGGTCGGCTGCTATTCATTATAATACCCAAAACATTCATATTCATATTGCCACCGTAGAACCAGACCCTACACGCAAACGAGGAAAACGAAAACCTCAAACATTAGATGCAATGAAGTCTAAAGTAGTAAATCAAATCCTAGAGCGAGGCGATCATCAAAAAGAAATTAATGAGTTAATTCGCACTCACATGGTAGATAGAAAGAAACAAGATTCCTCGATAACATGGAAAAACCGCCACATGAAACCCTTGTTTCTACAAATTTATAATCATCTACCGGTTGATAAAAGACAATGGCAGTATGGATATCAAACCATAAAGCCCCTTAAACCTTTAATCAATACGTTAAGTCAACACTATATTGAAAAACATCATCAAAAAGAGTACCAACAGCTACTTAACAAACTAGATGAAGAGGTCAACGAATTAAAGAAAGCTTATGGAGAAGGAATAAGCGATCAAAAACGATATAAAGATTATAAGCAGAATAAAATCGATGAGTTATATCAGCGAATGGGCAATGCTTTTTTACAAGAAATGAAGGCTTATGATAAAAAGCAGCAGCGTGCTCAACGTCTTATCGAGCATGTAAAAACATCCAAACGTCCAAAAGGATTTCAGCAGCATGTGTCGATGCATGCATCCTTAAAAAGAATAGAACGAGCTTTTAAAAGTGAATATGAAAGTTGGAAAAACCAACAGCACTATGAACGATTACAAAAAGAAATCGAACATAAACATACAACGGAAAGAGGGTATGAATAA